The following proteins are encoded in a genomic region of Diadema setosum chromosome 10, eeDiaSeto1, whole genome shotgun sequence:
- the LOC140234029 gene encoding CYFIP-related Rac1 interactor B-like: MGNILKLLAREEPPDNPRVYIDFEDAQPTELEREVFMKTAEILKELDSILDDVQKYSGAGEEIRQAISSPRDNDLQEKAWCAVCPLVARLKKYYEFSLKLEKVNQDLLGALCTGDESPVQQLEQKQALAKQFAQVLHFTLKFDDLKMTNPSIQNDFSYYRRTLSRVKMANQPDPNWVAVNNEMANKMSLFYAHATPMLKTIVDSSIKFVSRNKEVWCEKTTDVLSTMAQICRVMIDNPDYVARFQERDTVLFCLRVMVALIILYDHVHPVGAFDKSAPINVKSCVKVLKDQEPSEVEHLLNALRYNSKHLNDQDTPNGIRKVLLVS, translated from the exons ATGGGTAACATATTGAAACTTCTGGCCAGGGAGGAACCGCCTGATAACCCCCGGGTTTACATCGACTTTGAAG ATGCCCAGCCCACAGAGTTGGAGAGGGAGGTGTTTATGAAGACGGCTGAAATCCTGAAGGAGCTGGACAGCATCTTGGATGATGTGCAGAAGTACAGTGGAGCAGGGGAAGAGATCAGACAG GCCATCTCGAGTCCCAGGGACAACGACCTGCAAGAGAAGGCGTGGTGTGCGGTGTGCCCTCTAGTGGCGCGGCTGAAGAAGTACTACGAGTTCTCCCTGAAGCTGGAGAAGGTCAACCAGGACTTGCTAGGCGCCCTCTGCACAGGGGACGAGTCGCCTGTACAGCAGCTGGAGCAGAAGCAGGCCCTGGCCAAGCAATTTGCCCAGGTTCTCCACTTCACCCTCAAATTTGATGACCTCAAG ATGACAAATCCATCAATACAGAATGACTTCAGTTACTACAGGAGAACATTAAGCAGAGTAAAGATGGCCAATCAG CCTGATCCCAACTGGGTTGCGGTCAACAATGAGATGGCCAATAAGATGTCCCTCTTCTACGCCCATGCCACGCCCATGCTCAAGACCATTGTAGACTCCTCAATCAAGTTTGTGTCCAGG AACAAGGAAGTGTGGTGTGAGAAGACCACAGATGTTCTCAGTACCATGGCCCAGATCTGCAGGGTTATGATTGATAATCC GGACTACGTGGCCCGCTTCCAAGAGAGGGACACCGTCCTCTTCTGTCTGCGCGTCATGGTCGCCCTCATCATCCTCTACGACCATGTACATCCAGTCGGCGCGTTCGACAAGAGCGCCCCCATCAAT GTGAAAAGCTGTGTAAAAGTACTGAAGGACCAGGAGCCCTCTGAGGTTGAGCATCTTCTCAACGCACTGAG GTATAACTCCAAGCACCTCAATGACCAGGACACGCCCAACGGAATCCGGAAAGTGCTGCTTGTCTCATAA